A stretch of the Musa acuminata AAA Group cultivar baxijiao chromosome BXJ2-7, Cavendish_Baxijiao_AAA, whole genome shotgun sequence genome encodes the following:
- the LOC135617181 gene encoding cationic amino acid transporter 5-like, producing MGSSMEGSKAEFQRRSYWRWSKEDFFPEESFKSWPAYASALSQTHRRFRDRLVGRSDDATELVDLRRQSVNDMKRCLTWWDLTWFGFGSVIGAGIFVLTGQEAHDHAGPAIVLSYVASGISAMLSVFCYTEFAVEIPVAGGSFAYLRVELGDFAAFIAAANLILESIIGGAAVARSWTSYLTSLLNLPKNSLRIHTNLAKDFNLLDPIAVVVLFATATIAMISTKKTSYFNWIASAVHTVVIAFVIVAGFAHAEPTNLKPFLPFGAQGVFQAAAIVYFAYGGFDNIATMAEETRNPSRDIPLGLLGSMSVITAIYCLMALSLSMMQKYTDIDTDAAYSVAFKSVGMKWAQYLVALGALKGMTTVLLVGALGQARYTTHIARSHIIPPLFALVHPKTGTPIYATLLITISSACIALFSSLNVLASLLSVSTLFIFMMMATALLVRRYYRRDVSTPRDLHKLVICLLVIIASSTGISAYWGLRPHGWIGYVILVPLWVAGTLGLQLFVPQCRTPKVWGVPLVPWLPSLSIATNLFLMGSLESKAFLRFGICSGIMLIYYLLFGLHATYDMAHGQYQRPDLVEAERKAAAGAGGVA from the coding sequence ATGGGGAGCTCCATGGAAGGATCGAAGGCTGAGTTCCAGAGAAGGAGCTACTGGAGATGGAGCAAGGAAGACTTCTTCCCCGAGGAGTCCTTCAAGAGCTGGCCGGCCTATGCATCAGCGCTCAGCCAGACGCACCGCCGGTTCAGGGACCGCCTCGTCGGCCGATCCGATGACGCCACCGAGCTCGTTGACCTCCGAAGGCAGAGCGTCAACGACATGAAGCGCTGCCTCACCTGGTGGGATCTCACCTGGTTCGGCTTCGGCTCCGTCATCGGCGCCGGGATCTTCGTCCTCACCGGCCAAGAAGCGCACGACCATGCTGGCCCTGCAATTGTCCTGTCCTACGTCGCCTCCGGCATCTCCGCAATGCTCTCCGTCTTCTGCTACACCGAGTTTGCGGTCGAGATCCCGGTCGCCGGAGGCTCCTTCGCTTACCTGAGAGTGGAGCTGGGGGACTTCGCCGCATTCATAGCCGCGGCTAATCTGATTCTGGAGAGCATCATCGGCGGTGCCGCCGTGGCCCGTTCGTGGACTTCCTACTTGACCTCGCTCTTGAACCTCCCCAAGAACTCCTTAAGAATCCACACCAATCTAGCCAAGGACTTTAATCTCTTGGACCCGATTGCGGTGGTGGTGCTCTTCGCCACCGCGACCATCGCTATGATCAGCACCAAGAAGACCTCTTACTTCAATTGGATCGCCTCGGCGGTCCACACGGTGGTGATAGCCTTCGTCATCGTTGCCGGTTTTGCTCACGCAGAACCCACCAATCTGAAGCCCTTTCTTCCTTTCGGTGCTCAAGGCGTATTCCAAGCGGCGGCGATCGTCTACTTCGCTTACGGTGGCTTCGACAACATCGCCACCATGGCCGAAGAGACGAGGAATCCTTCGAGGGACATACCACTGGGCCTGCTCGGCTCCATGTCCGTCATCACGGCAATATACTGCCTGATGGCCCTCTCACTCAGCATGATGCAGAAGTACACCGACATCGACACGGATGCGGCATACTCTGTAGCATTCAAGAGCGTGGGGATGAAGTGGGCGCAGTACCTGGTCGCGCTCGGTGCTCTCAAGGGGATGACCACCGTGCTGCTCGTCGGCGCGCTCGGGCAAGCTCGCTACACCACTCACATCGCCAGGAGTCACATTATTCCCCCACTCTTCGCTCTGGTCCACCCCAAAACCGGCACCCCTATCTACGCTACTCTCCTGATCACCATCTCCAGCGCTTGCATCGCGCTCTTCTCAAGCCTGAACGTCCTGGCGTCTCTACTCTCCGTGAGCACTCTCTTCATCTTCATGATGATGGCCACCGCGCTTCTCGTGAGGCGGTACTACCGGCGAGACGTCTCGACTCCGAGGGACCTCCACAAGCTGGTCATCTGCCTTCTGGTCATCATTGCTTCTTCCACAGGCATTTCAGCTTACTGGGGACTGAGGCCCCATGGGTGGATTGGGTACGTGATCCTGGTTCCTCTGTGGGTGGCCGGCACTCTGGGACTCCAGCTGTTTGTGCCACAGTGCAGGACGCCGAAGGTGTGGGGGGTTCCGCTGGTGCCATGGTTGCCGTCCTTGTCGATCGCCACCAACTTGTTTCTCATGGGCTCTTTGGAATCCAAGGCGTTCCTAAGGTTTGGAATCTGCTCTGGGATCATGCTGATCTACTATCTGCTCTTTGGACTCCATGCTACTTACGACATGGCGCACGGGCAGTACCAAAGACCAGATTTAGTGGAAGCAGAGAGGAAAGCAGCAGCTGGTGCAGGAGGCGTGGCATGA